A window from Nitrospira sp. ND1 encodes these proteins:
- a CDS encoding porin, with the protein MSLLIRSYSSFGLSGVGLGLLLCCLSLFHSTDAISAEAGRLVEKDGRYVFVESMDPAMKLLLERAVKQGTITQEEYDGVVRASQERAYLLQPSFRAWYDRGFNLSMNDNAFFLKIRARFATRYTQRYRNDAYRESGDSKNFPELLGVFGDYRANRSIDQSSTFNLRIARLYFMGHLFSPDFRYYIQLAGETAENAQSPGALSVLDMNVTSTHLPWMNVQVGQYKVYFNRSQINSTASMQFASRALVMDAFTASGINRRDVGLTIMNDEEVYPINYYLGVFNGVGPLVNRFAQFNSEEATVGCPGGATGGNPFPSPAGCPTNTRNLNANLRTNVNELMYVARLQANLMGRPGYGEGDLAYSESPQMAVGGGYAYNPSIDTSSNNAFVGIDLANLHVRRSLAALGNGRMLGQGVVDFSTWTLDYVFKYRGFSLQGEYWYRNVTRHNKGLPCMQTAVVGGPCTVFSPQEFGNSTGWTVQSGYYLIPRKVEVAARYAWWDPDTRSGGDLIKQVDVSLNWFLSGTYDHQIMLTYSNIAMGQDGFAIGRSAPLPAVGATFPSGTVPLDSRAGTLIENAVRIQYQIFF; encoded by the coding sequence GTGTCACTACTCATTCGATCGTATTCCAGCTTCGGCCTATCCGGTGTGGGCCTGGGGCTCTTGCTGTGTTGCCTGAGTCTGTTCCATTCGACCGACGCGATCTCGGCCGAGGCCGGTCGGTTGGTGGAGAAAGACGGGCGATATGTGTTCGTGGAGAGTATGGATCCGGCGATGAAGCTGCTGTTGGAGCGGGCTGTGAAGCAGGGCACGATCACCCAGGAGGAATATGACGGGGTGGTGCGGGCTTCACAGGAGCGTGCCTATCTCCTTCAGCCGAGTTTTCGGGCCTGGTACGATCGCGGATTCAATTTATCGATGAACGACAACGCGTTTTTTCTCAAGATCCGTGCGAGGTTTGCGACTCGCTACACGCAACGATACCGGAATGACGCCTACCGCGAATCCGGGGACTCCAAGAATTTTCCCGAATTGCTGGGCGTCTTCGGAGATTACCGGGCCAACCGGTCCATCGACCAGTCCTCCACGTTCAATTTGCGGATTGCGCGTCTCTATTTTATGGGGCACCTGTTTAGCCCGGATTTCAGATACTACATTCAATTGGCGGGGGAAACGGCGGAGAATGCCCAGTCACCGGGTGCCTTGTCCGTGCTGGATATGAATGTGACGAGCACTCATCTCCCGTGGATGAATGTCCAAGTTGGTCAGTATAAAGTCTATTTTAACCGGTCGCAGATCAACTCGACCGCTTCCATGCAGTTCGCGAGTCGTGCCCTGGTCATGGATGCCTTTACCGCGAGCGGCATCAATCGCCGGGATGTGGGACTCACGATCATGAACGATGAAGAGGTCTACCCGATCAACTACTACCTGGGAGTCTTTAATGGTGTGGGCCCCCTGGTCAACCGGTTCGCTCAATTTAACAGCGAAGAGGCGACGGTGGGGTGTCCGGGCGGCGCCACCGGAGGCAATCCCTTTCCGTCACCGGCAGGGTGTCCGACGAATACGCGTAACTTGAACGCCAATCTCCGGACCAATGTGAATGAGTTGATGTACGTGGCGCGACTCCAGGCGAATCTCATGGGCCGGCCGGGATACGGTGAGGGCGATCTCGCCTATTCGGAGAGTCCGCAAATGGCGGTGGGCGGCGGGTATGCCTATAATCCCTCGATCGATACGAGCAGCAACAACGCCTTCGTGGGAATCGATCTGGCGAATTTGCACGTGCGGCGGTCCTTGGCGGCGCTGGGCAATGGACGAATGCTCGGCCAGGGGGTGGTGGATTTTTCGACCTGGACCCTGGACTATGTGTTCAAATATCGCGGCTTTTCTCTGCAAGGGGAGTATTGGTATAGAAATGTGACTCGCCACAACAAGGGGCTGCCCTGCATGCAAACCGCCGTGGTGGGAGGGCCCTGTACCGTATTCTCGCCGCAGGAGTTCGGCAATTCGACCGGCTGGACCGTGCAGTCCGGCTACTACCTCATTCCGAGAAAAGTGGAAGTCGCCGCGCGGTACGCCTGGTGGGATCCTGATACTCGCTCCGGCGGCGATCTGATCAAGCAAGTGGATGTCTCCCTGAACTGGTTTCTCAGCGGGACCTATGACCACCAAATCATGTTGACCTATTCCAACATCGCGATGGGCCAGGACGGGTTCGCCATCGGGCGGAGCGCTCCTTTGCCGGCGGTGGGCGCGACCTTCCCTTCCGGGACGGTGCCGCTCGATTCACGAGCCGGAACGTTGATTGAAAATGCCGTCCGCATCCAGTATCAAATCTTTTTCTAA
- a CDS encoding IS1595 family transposase: MKDQVKLPTTLQEAIKYFADPQACLDFTVALRWPQGPVCPRCNSLEHRFLKTRSVWECKRCKKQYSVKVGTIFEDSAVKLDKWLCAIWMIVNAKNGVSSYEIARSLGVTQKTAWFMMHRIRLALQHGSIDRKLMGEVEVDETYIGGKARNMHHDKRAKLMQNEGAFRKAVVVGMLERKGEVRTAVLRTASEKLLGKSVREHVVPGSHLITDEAAGYTKVGREYAHKVINHAETYVKGTVHTNSIENYWSLLKRGIKGTYISVEPFHLFRYLDEQSFRFNTRKDNDQGRFMLALSSITGRRVQYRELIGRTTWH, from the coding sequence ATGAAAGACCAAGTCAAGCTGCCGACCACTCTTCAGGAAGCCATCAAGTACTTTGCCGATCCGCAGGCGTGTTTGGATTTCACGGTTGCCCTTCGTTGGCCGCAAGGTCCGGTCTGTCCTCGCTGCAATTCCTTGGAGCATCGGTTTCTAAAGACCCGCTCCGTATGGGAGTGCAAACGCTGCAAGAAGCAGTACAGCGTGAAGGTCGGCACCATTTTCGAGGATAGCGCGGTGAAGCTGGATAAGTGGCTCTGCGCAATCTGGATGATCGTGAACGCCAAGAATGGCGTGTCTTCGTATGAAATCGCCCGTAGCCTTGGTGTCACTCAAAAAACTGCATGGTTCATGATGCATCGTATCCGGTTGGCTCTGCAGCATGGTTCGATTGATCGGAAGTTGATGGGAGAGGTTGAAGTGGATGAGACTTACATCGGCGGGAAAGCGCGCAACATGCACCACGATAAGCGGGCCAAGCTCATGCAAAATGAAGGCGCCTTCCGCAAGGCGGTGGTGGTCGGCATGTTAGAGCGGAAGGGCGAAGTGCGCACCGCTGTTTTGCGAACTGCTTCTGAAAAGTTATTGGGGAAATCTGTGCGTGAACACGTTGTCCCTGGCTCGCACCTCATTACTGATGAAGCGGCGGGGTACACCAAGGTTGGCCGAGAGTATGCCCACAAGGTTATCAATCACGCCGAAACCTATGTGAAGGGCACCGTTCATACCAACAGCATTGAGAACTATTGGAGCTTGTTGAAGCGGGGAATCAAAGGCACCTATATCAGCGTTGAACCGTTCCACTTGTTCCGCTACCTGGATGAGCAATCGTTCCGATTCAATACTCGGAAGGATAACGACCAGGGGAGGTTTATGTTGGCCTTGTCTTCCATCACTGGGAGGCGTGTACAGTATCGCGAACTGATTGGTCGAACGACGTGGCACTAA
- a CDS encoding ABC transporter ATP-binding protein: MAAEIDIQLVKTFPGRAPIKARIRYPVEASTVLILFGPSGSGKTTILRSVAGLEWPEEGTIQFVSRTWLDTASGVRVAPQDRHIGYMAQDYALFPTYTVAGNIGYGLHHLSAQDRKKRVDEMVELFQLRGLETAKPRELSGGQQQRVALARAVAPRPLLLLLDEPLSALDAPTRVHLRDELRSLLKQLALPSIIVTHDWTEALTLGDVMAVISAGNVLQVGPPIEVFSRPQNADVARVVGIETVVKGRVVGSSDGMVQVSVNGTRLTAVEGESAGPDVFVCIRSEDVVLERGQATASSARNHLAGTVVSATVLGALAQVTIDCGFPLVAMVTRSTVEEFGLSSGVPVVAAIKAGSVHLVSRQSE; the protein is encoded by the coding sequence ATGGCCGCGGAAATAGATATTCAACTCGTGAAGACGTTTCCCGGACGTGCGCCGATCAAGGCGCGGATCCGATATCCGGTCGAGGCGTCGACTGTCTTAATCCTCTTCGGTCCGTCAGGCTCCGGAAAAACGACGATCCTTCGATCGGTGGCCGGGCTGGAATGGCCGGAAGAGGGCACCATTCAATTTGTGTCGCGCACGTGGCTGGATACCGCGTCAGGGGTCAGGGTGGCGCCGCAAGATCGTCACATCGGCTACATGGCGCAGGACTATGCGCTCTTCCCGACCTACACGGTGGCGGGAAACATCGGGTATGGCCTCCACCATCTCTCCGCACAGGATCGCAAAAAGCGCGTCGATGAGATGGTGGAGCTGTTCCAGCTGCGTGGACTGGAGACGGCGAAGCCGCGGGAGCTGTCCGGCGGACAACAACAACGGGTAGCCCTTGCGCGCGCGGTGGCACCTCGTCCGTTGTTGCTCTTGTTGGACGAACCGCTTTCCGCCTTGGATGCGCCGACCCGGGTGCACTTGCGTGATGAACTGCGGAGTCTGCTGAAACAGCTGGCGCTGCCGTCGATCATCGTTACGCATGATTGGACTGAGGCCCTCACCCTCGGCGATGTGATGGCGGTCATCAGTGCAGGGAACGTGCTGCAGGTAGGCCCGCCGATCGAGGTGTTCAGCCGGCCTCAAAACGCGGATGTTGCGCGTGTCGTGGGGATTGAAACCGTTGTGAAGGGGCGGGTGGTCGGATCCTCGGACGGTATGGTGCAGGTGAGCGTGAACGGGACCAGGTTGACCGCCGTGGAAGGTGAATCGGCAGGCCCAGACGTGTTCGTGTGTATCCGATCGGAGGATGTGGTGCTGGAACGTGGGCAAGCCACCGCGAGCAGCGCGCGGAATCATCTGGCCGGGACCGTCGTCTCGGCCACGGTGCTCGGGGCATTGGCGCAAGTGACGATCGATTGTGGGTTTCCCCTTGTCGCCATGGTCACTCGTTCGACGGTCGAAGAGTTCGGGTTGTCATCCGGCGTTCCAGTCGTGGCCGCGATCAAAGCAGGTTCGGTCCACCTGGTGTCAAGGCAGAGCGAGTAG
- the modB gene encoding molybdate ABC transporter permease subunit, with protein MNWIAIWVTFKLAASTALVLMIVGLPIAYWVSFSRRRWKFLVESVVALPLVLPPTVLGFYILVAIGPHSPLGRFYNELIGHPLPFTFEGLLLASILYSLPFAVQPFAAAFEQVDRRLIEASWTLGVSKLGTFFKLIVPLSKAGLLTGAVLSFAHTMGEFGVVLMVGGNLEGETRTVSIDIYDEVQALNYAGAAKTALFLLVVSYAILLLVYAVNRNVWAAWPRK; from the coding sequence ATGAACTGGATTGCGATTTGGGTGACGTTCAAGCTGGCTGCTTCCACGGCGCTTGTCCTCATGATCGTCGGCCTCCCGATCGCCTATTGGGTGAGCTTTTCGCGCCGGCGCTGGAAGTTTCTCGTCGAGTCGGTGGTGGCACTCCCATTGGTGCTGCCGCCGACGGTGCTGGGATTTTATATTCTTGTCGCCATCGGGCCGCACAGCCCGCTCGGACGGTTTTACAACGAGCTCATCGGGCATCCGCTGCCCTTTACCTTCGAAGGCCTTCTGCTCGCCTCCATTCTCTATAGCCTCCCGTTTGCCGTGCAGCCGTTCGCTGCGGCGTTCGAGCAGGTGGATCGGCGGTTGATCGAAGCCTCCTGGACGCTGGGCGTGTCGAAGCTCGGCACGTTCTTCAAACTGATCGTGCCGCTGTCTAAAGCCGGATTGCTGACCGGTGCCGTGCTGAGCTTCGCCCATACGATGGGAGAGTTCGGAGTCGTCTTGATGGTCGGAGGAAACCTGGAGGGTGAGACACGCACTGTGTCCATCGATATCTACGATGAGGTGCAGGCCTTAAATTATGCCGGGGCTGCCAAGACCGCGCTCTTTCTCTTAGTCGTCTCATATGCCATCTTGCTCCTCGTGTATGCGGTCAATCGTAATGTGTGGGCAGCATGGCCGCGGAAATAG
- a CDS encoding substrate-binding domain-containing protein: protein MTQVKHYVIFRPVMKKAPAAEQSIQVENLLAPTRQAKGLSRVELASQAGITRQAVHAIETNQYLPTTAVALRLADALGCRVEDLFRLLPQEDIVEGQWSDSATVQKTPQEAVRVKVARVGARYIVRPVVDLGEVLNYAVPADGLLVPSRGVRTGAAASPRRVQVRLLRDRRVIEQEIAVAGCDPSVFLAGDYLRRHQDSCTVVGWNLGSTAAIEALKRGEVHIAGVHVVDAQSGESNLPYLRRHLKGNDYLVVTFAVWEEGLLAAAGNPKSVRGVEDLVRPEIRFINREAGAGARLLLDQKLIAAGMTPESVAGYATIARSHFQVARSIAEGHADVGLGVRAAAQLFGLEFLPLQQARYDLVIPRVHINDHPSIESFLNILVSRPFRTEIDALGGYDMSQTGTVHALRS, encoded by the coding sequence TTGACTCAGGTAAAGCATTATGTCATTTTTCGTCCCGTCATGAAGAAGGCGCCCGCTGCTGAACAGTCCATTCAGGTAGAGAATCTCTTGGCCCCGACACGCCAAGCCAAGGGTTTGTCACGCGTCGAGCTTGCCTCGCAAGCCGGAATTACGCGCCAAGCCGTCCATGCCATCGAAACGAATCAATACCTTCCCACTACAGCCGTAGCGCTCCGCCTTGCGGATGCTCTGGGCTGCCGCGTGGAAGATCTCTTCCGGCTGCTTCCTCAAGAAGACATCGTTGAGGGTCAATGGTCGGACTCCGCAACGGTTCAGAAGACGCCGCAGGAAGCCGTTCGCGTCAAGGTCGCGCGGGTGGGCGCGCGATACATTGTCCGACCCGTCGTCGATCTGGGAGAGGTGCTCAATTATGCGGTCCCCGCAGACGGCCTTCTGGTTCCCTCCCGTGGGGTCCGGACAGGAGCCGCCGCTTCACCGCGTCGCGTGCAGGTCCGCCTGCTTCGGGACCGCCGTGTCATTGAGCAGGAGATAGCCGTGGCTGGTTGTGACCCCTCGGTCTTTCTGGCCGGTGATTATCTCCGGCGGCATCAGGACAGTTGCACTGTGGTGGGATGGAATCTCGGCAGTACCGCGGCAATTGAAGCGCTCAAGCGGGGAGAGGTGCACATTGCGGGCGTGCACGTTGTGGATGCGCAGTCCGGAGAGTCTAACTTGCCCTATCTGCGCCGCCACCTGAAAGGGAACGACTATCTCGTGGTCACCTTTGCGGTGTGGGAAGAGGGGCTCCTGGCAGCTGCCGGGAATCCCAAATCGGTGCGTGGCGTTGAGGATCTGGTACGACCGGAGATTCGATTCATCAATCGTGAAGCCGGCGCCGGTGCCCGGCTTCTCCTCGATCAGAAGCTCATTGCGGCCGGTATGACTCCCGAGAGTGTCGCCGGGTACGCAACCATCGCCCGCTCCCATTTTCAGGTGGCACGATCGATTGCCGAGGGACATGCCGATGTGGGGCTCGGCGTTCGCGCGGCGGCGCAACTGTTCGGCCTGGAATTCCTTCCGTTGCAACAGGCCCGGTACGATCTCGTGATTCCTCGCGTGCACATCAACGACCATCCGAGTATCGAGAGCTTTCTCAACATTCTCGTCAGTCGCCCGTTTCGAACGGAGATCGATGCGCTCGGCGGGTATGACATGAGTCAAACCGGGACGGTCCACGCATTACGGTCATGA
- the modA gene encoding molybdate ABC transporter substrate-binding protein — MARLLLCVMFVLLCRPAIALVDDIAVAAASDLQFAIKELIVEYEKQTGHHVKLSLGSSGNFYAQLQQGAPFDLYFSADIGYPKKLEEAGLTVPGSLYRYAVGRVVLWAPKQSPVEVSKGLTVLRDAAVRKIAIANPKHAPYGRAAVAAMEQSQVYAEVKDRLVLGENISQAAQFIESGACDVGIIALSLAMAPVMKSAGSYWLIPAEAHPPLEQGAVIMKQSKQQDAARHFLQFMQSPQGQEVMTRYGFTLPN, encoded by the coding sequence ATGGCACGTCTGCTGCTGTGTGTGATGTTCGTGCTGTTGTGTCGGCCCGCCATAGCATTGGTCGATGACATTGCGGTGGCCGCCGCGTCCGACTTACAGTTCGCCATCAAGGAATTGATCGTGGAGTATGAGAAACAAACCGGTCATCATGTAAAACTGTCGCTGGGGTCGTCCGGGAATTTTTACGCGCAGCTTCAGCAGGGTGCGCCGTTCGACCTCTATTTTTCAGCGGACATCGGGTATCCGAAGAAACTCGAGGAGGCCGGTCTGACGGTGCCGGGGTCGCTCTACCGGTATGCCGTGGGCCGAGTCGTGCTGTGGGCGCCGAAGCAGTCGCCGGTTGAGGTGTCGAAGGGGTTGACGGTGCTTCGAGACGCGGCGGTGAGAAAGATTGCGATTGCCAATCCCAAGCATGCGCCCTATGGTCGTGCGGCGGTAGCGGCCATGGAGCAGAGCCAGGTGTATGCAGAGGTGAAGGATCGCCTGGTGCTGGGAGAAAACATTTCCCAGGCGGCGCAGTTCATCGAGTCCGGGGCCTGCGATGTCGGCATCATTGCCCTGTCCCTGGCGATGGCGCCGGTCATGAAGAGCGCCGGCTCGTACTGGCTGATTCCGGCTGAGGCCCATCCGCCGTTGGAACAGGGCGCGGTCATCATGAAACAGTCGAAACAGCAGGACGCGGCCAGGCACTTTCTTCAGTTTATGCAAAGCCCTCAAGGGCAGGAGGTCATGACTCGTTATGGATTCACGCTGCCGAATTAG
- the traT gene encoding complement resistance protein TraT, translating to MTAGFFRSLLAGILLSTGCAANVRDTDLLASNSLMLPPSTARTVFLQNRNASDNQAVSLHDLRARLNLKGYEVVQDPQAAAYVVLTNIVYCNQTKVELPVEDLVAGGYGSGIGGSIMSGLHGLTGMAGMAGPQGALIGGAAGMGLNAAEGIGNAVGNMFGGPSRPDANENINYACVADLQITELAKTGGTLPVSPPGTTPPAGVYQTRLAASVYQKKLDEQEATPLVQQRLSAAVAGHF from the coding sequence ATGACCGCAGGCTTCTTCCGCAGCTTGTTGGCAGGAATCCTCCTCTCCACCGGATGTGCAGCCAACGTCCGGGATACCGACTTACTGGCCAGTAACAGCCTCATGCTGCCGCCATCGACGGCGCGAACCGTCTTTCTTCAAAATCGGAACGCGTCAGACAATCAAGCGGTGTCGCTCCACGATCTGAGAGCACGGCTGAATCTCAAAGGGTATGAGGTTGTTCAAGATCCCCAGGCGGCGGCCTATGTCGTGCTGACCAATATCGTCTATTGCAATCAAACTAAGGTCGAACTGCCGGTTGAAGACCTGGTCGCAGGCGGCTATGGCTCAGGAATCGGCGGCTCGATCATGTCGGGGCTCCATGGCTTGACGGGGATGGCCGGCATGGCAGGCCCGCAGGGCGCACTCATAGGAGGCGCGGCAGGAATGGGCCTCAATGCTGCCGAGGGAATCGGAAACGCCGTGGGCAATATGTTCGGCGGACCGTCACGGCCCGATGCCAATGAAAACATCAATTACGCCTGTGTGGCCGATCTCCAGATTACGGAGCTGGCAAAAACGGGCGGAACGCTGCCGGTTTCACCACCGGGGACAACACCTCCTGCCGGTGTCTATCAAACCAGGCTGGCGGCCAGCGTGTACCAGAAGAAACTTGATGAGCAGGAGGCGACTCCCTTGGTGCAGCAGCGATTGAGCGCGGCAGTGGCTGGACACTTCTAA
- the modA gene encoding molybdate ABC transporter substrate-binding protein, with product MGLLSLTPAPCVSAEPLVIAASPSLATPLEALTRAYEAAHPDVQVKLYFDSGLDLRRMIAGMENSPTGQYFIGTGPIHLIAPGGDELITRLQQKYYVLPGSKRPYATVSLVMIVPESLVEAPLSFVAMARDTRMRVAVADPDMTLLGQKTRDLFKALGIADVLNDRMDVATDARGVVDHVLNGQADVGIIFGPDAVEKADRVRVVAVASEKEGRPILHSMAMERYCPNRTLCDDFLAYVQSAEAGTILKRLGYGVPTKP from the coding sequence ATGGGTCTGCTGAGTCTTACCCCCGCACCCTGTGTGTCTGCCGAGCCTCTGGTCATCGCCGCTTCACCGAGTCTTGCCACACCGCTTGAGGCGCTGACGCGGGCTTATGAAGCCGCCCATCCAGATGTACAGGTGAAGCTGTATTTTGATTCCGGGTTGGATCTTCGCCGGATGATCGCCGGTATGGAGAATAGCCCGACGGGGCAGTATTTCATCGGCACGGGGCCGATCCACCTCATTGCACCGGGCGGCGACGAACTCATTACCCGCCTCCAGCAAAAATATTATGTCTTGCCCGGTTCCAAACGACCCTATGCCACCGTCTCTCTGGTGATGATTGTCCCTGAATCGCTGGTCGAGGCGCCTCTGTCTTTCGTGGCCATGGCCCGCGACACGCGTATGCGCGTGGCCGTGGCGGATCCGGATATGACGCTGTTGGGCCAAAAGACCCGTGATCTGTTCAAGGCATTGGGGATTGCCGACGTCTTGAACGACCGGATGGATGTGGCGACGGATGCCCGCGGGGTGGTGGACCATGTGCTGAACGGGCAGGCCGACGTGGGGATTATTTTCGGCCCGGACGCAGTGGAAAAGGCCGATCGAGTTCGAGTGGTCGCGGTGGCATCGGAGAAGGAGGGGCGTCCGATTCTTCATTCGATGGCGATGGAGCGATATTGTCCGAACCGTACGCTGTGCGACGATTTTCTTGCCTATGTGCAGTCGGCTGAGGCCGGCACTATTTTGAAGCGGCTCGGGTATGGCGTGCCGACGAAGCCGTAG
- a CDS encoding molybdopterin-binding protein encodes MKLSARNQFQGQVVRITDGQAMAEVVVKVGNLEFVSAITEGSVKSMGIKVGDAVTVAVKATDVIVGK; translated from the coding sequence ATGAAACTCAGCGCGAGAAATCAATTCCAAGGCCAGGTCGTTCGAATCACCGATGGCCAGGCAATGGCAGAAGTCGTGGTGAAGGTCGGCAACTTGGAATTCGTGTCGGCGATTACCGAAGGCTCTGTCAAAAGTATGGGGATCAAAGTCGGCGATGCCGTCACGGTTGCGGTGAAGGCGACCGACGTCATCGTCGGAAAATAA
- the modA gene encoding molybdate ABC transporter substrate-binding protein has translation MTRRNTFFGIWLFFSMLIGITGVVPSAQAQPETLTIAAANSLKDALRKVLPRFEAEHPAINVRVIYGPSQSLRKQIEEGAPVDIFLPSLFDEIDQLETKGLIIQGTKRAFAGTSLVLITGAALPAPVRTIHDLETVPVRRIAIGDPKTSSVGKVAAQFLKYSKLEPKLKSQYVFGEHSRAVLDLVAKGEAEVGVVYRTDAASNDKVRILDTAPVESHTPVRYGVAAVWTAKNVSGAGDFIEFLLAPQTQALFQEYGFDRVTGDVGLVQRQEVKP, from the coding sequence ATGACACGACGAAACACATTCTTCGGCATCTGGCTCTTCTTCAGTATGCTGATCGGCATCACCGGAGTGGTGCCGTCGGCGCAGGCCCAGCCGGAGACATTGACCATTGCCGCCGCCAACAGCTTAAAAGACGCGCTCAGAAAAGTGCTGCCACGATTTGAGGCCGAGCACCCTGCCATCAACGTGCGGGTCATCTACGGCCCCTCACAAAGCCTCCGCAAGCAGATCGAAGAGGGCGCGCCGGTCGACATTTTCCTACCGTCGCTCTTTGACGAAATCGATCAGCTCGAAACGAAGGGGCTGATCATTCAAGGCACCAAACGCGCCTTCGCCGGCACCTCGCTGGTCCTGATCACCGGGGCCGCGCTTCCGGCTCCGGTGCGGACGATCCATGACCTCGAAACCGTGCCCGTCCGGCGAATTGCGATCGGCGATCCCAAGACGTCATCGGTGGGAAAAGTCGCCGCTCAGTTTTTGAAGTACAGCAAACTCGAACCCAAACTGAAGTCCCAATACGTCTTCGGCGAGCACTCGCGCGCGGTGCTCGATCTCGTGGCCAAAGGCGAAGCCGAAGTCGGCGTGGTGTATCGCACCGATGCCGCCTCTAACGACAAGGTTCGTATCCTTGATACGGCCCCAGTCGAATCCCACACGCCGGTCCGCTACGGCGTCGCAGCCGTATGGACGGCGAAGAACGTTTCCGGCGCAGGCGACTTCATCGAGTTCTTGCTCGCGCCCCAGACCCAAGCCCTTTTTCAGGAATACGGATTCGATCGTGTCACGGGAGACGTCGGTCTCGTTCAGCGGCAGGAGGTGAAACCATGA
- a CDS encoding DUF3800 domain-containing protein: protein MRNLERTQDFLDVLICGLPSKARINRLLLMLAAYFDDSGSDGNGPVFVLAGWAASAEKWRSFSNAWQAVLDLEEPRRLSYFKMAEANSRREQFWGWSEEERDQCVSRLIAVIKEHVSFGIHSLLWWDDYREVRAQYPRFSLEPYEIMFASLMIGAAYRAHTARERIEFIFDDQGLLGNNAAYAFDIARQHLLPSEAADVIAGYPIHRSDKEFLPIQAADLYAWHLRSVCDKSVTAGTLQDSGVLSQFRGVPSTFQILNKDELTDWAKRFEAANPTGWTD from the coding sequence ATGCGCAATCTTGAACGGACTCAAGACTTTCTCGATGTACTGATTTGTGGTCTGCCTTCTAAGGCACGGATAAACCGGCTCTTACTGATGCTAGCAGCCTACTTCGACGACAGCGGAAGTGACGGGAATGGCCCTGTTTTTGTGTTGGCTGGATGGGCGGCGAGTGCCGAGAAATGGCGTTCGTTTTCCAACGCCTGGCAAGCCGTTTTAGATCTCGAAGAACCGAGACGCCTCTCCTATTTCAAGATGGCTGAGGCGAATAGTCGCCGCGAGCAGTTCTGGGGGTGGAGCGAGGAAGAACGCGATCAATGCGTTTCCAGGCTGATCGCGGTAATCAAAGAGCATGTATCCTTTGGCATCCATAGCCTGCTTTGGTGGGATGATTATCGTGAGGTACGGGCTCAATATCCGCGCTTCTCTCTTGAGCCGTACGAAATTATGTTTGCGTCTTTAATGATTGGTGCTGCTTACAGGGCGCATACAGCGAGAGAGCGAATTGAATTCATTTTTGACGACCAGGGGCTACTTGGGAACAATGCCGCTTACGCCTTCGACATTGCAAGGCAGCATCTATTGCCTAGCGAAGCGGCTGATGTTATAGCAGGCTACCCTATTCACCGCTCAGACAAAGAGTTCTTGCCAATTCAGGCCGCTGATTTATACGCATGGCATCTCCGAAGTGTGTGCGACAAAAGCGTGACCGCTGGGACACTTCAGGATTCCGGCGTGTTAAGCCAATTCCGTGGTGTGCCATCTACATTTCAAATACTCAACAAAGATGAATTGACCGACTGGGCTAAACGTTTCGAAGCGGCTAATCCAACTGGGTGGACAGACTAG
- the traT gene encoding complement resistance protein TraT, which yields MTRQVTRHLSPCIASGWLVALLLLTGCSNILRSGLVNDTSILLPPSNARTVYVQIRNTSENQHATPADIPARLMAKGYQVVNDPLGAAYWLQTQVVYCHKAGDGVRPEMVAKAGFGAGIGSGGTPLAGAGGLDMDALGGMFGGSGSGGMNLQAMRGMAMGGGAAPDLNAMMRMAMSGRGGYPGMAPPEQDHDSLYLCVADVLVTEQGKTDQPRRYKMRSVAHVLQKKLNIEEATPIVREKFGASITGAF from the coding sequence ATGACCAGACAAGTAACCAGACACCTCTCTCCTTGTATCGCGAGCGGATGGCTTGTTGCGCTGCTGTTGCTCACCGGCTGCAGCAACATCCTACGTTCCGGGTTAGTCAACGACACCTCCATCCTCCTCCCACCCAGCAACGCGCGTACCGTTTATGTGCAAATCCGCAATACGTCTGAGAATCAACACGCGACCCCTGCAGATATCCCCGCAAGGCTGATGGCCAAGGGATACCAGGTCGTGAATGATCCCCTTGGTGCTGCCTACTGGCTGCAGACCCAGGTGGTGTACTGCCACAAAGCGGGAGATGGGGTCAGACCGGAAATGGTCGCCAAGGCCGGATTCGGTGCGGGGATCGGGAGTGGAGGCACCCCGCTCGCCGGCGCTGGCGGGCTCGATATGGATGCCCTGGGCGGCATGTTCGGCGGATCAGGGAGTGGCGGGATGAATCTGCAAGCGATGCGCGGAATGGCAATGGGAGGCGGTGCGGCACCGGACCTCAATGCCATGATGCGGATGGCCATGAGCGGCAGGGGCGGGTATCCGGGAATGGCACCACCGGAACAGGATCACGACAGTCTGTACCTCTGCGTGGCAGACGTGTTGGTCACCGAACAGGGGAAAACCGACCAACCGCGACGCTACAAAATGCGGTCAGTCGCCCACGTGCTCCAAAAGAAATTGAACATCGAGGAAGCGACGCCCATCGTGCGAGAGAAATTCGGTGCCAGTATCACCGGTGCGTTTTAG